A part of Micromonospora chersina genomic DNA contains:
- a CDS encoding PrsW family intramembrane metalloprotease — MRPDQWVAGDYADRMAVTPPGGALPPPPTAPAVPPGSPAPRMPLRRLGRRRFLALAGVVLLIAAGAVFMVFTLGESLGAEALLVGVIAAILPVPVLVSCFLWLDRYEPEPLKYLIFCFAWGAFVSTAISLLVNETGARLFKDWGLPAALTAVLVAPFIEELTKAAGPLLLLIFRRREFSGITDGLVYCGLSAVGFAMVENILYLGGYGYRTGVEEYGPATGARQVIAIFIVRILLFGFAHPLFTSMTGVGLGVAARAADRRVRFLAPIAGLLLAMMLHGTWNLLPSLAAATGQPLIALYGYIGVMVPIFFGMVGLAVWLRAWEGRLTERTLPDYVRAGWLTPPEVAALGSLGRRHAARTWARRVAGDGGVRAMRGYQFAATRLALLRDGMRRGLDRKPAERDRTAREERELLDAIGAYRAFFVGRDPQAPVGVWDGQRYHLRFPDGSQRAVEAPDEPVVPIPVVLAPPPPPFPHPYGPPGGYGHRPAAPWGPHA; from the coding sequence ATGCGGCCGGACCAGTGGGTCGCGGGTGACTACGCTGACCGCATGGCCGTCACCCCGCCCGGCGGAGCCCTGCCGCCGCCGCCGACCGCGCCCGCCGTCCCGCCGGGGTCGCCGGCTCCCCGGATGCCGCTGCGGCGGCTCGGCCGGCGGCGGTTCCTGGCGCTGGCCGGGGTGGTGCTGCTGATCGCCGCCGGCGCCGTCTTCATGGTCTTCACCCTGGGCGAGAGCCTCGGCGCGGAGGCGCTGCTGGTGGGCGTGATCGCGGCGATCCTGCCGGTGCCGGTGCTGGTCTCCTGCTTCCTGTGGCTCGACCGTTACGAGCCCGAGCCGCTGAAGTACCTGATCTTCTGCTTCGCCTGGGGCGCGTTCGTCTCCACCGCCATCTCGCTGCTGGTCAACGAGACCGGTGCCCGGCTGTTCAAGGACTGGGGGCTGCCGGCGGCGCTGACCGCCGTGCTGGTCGCCCCGTTCATCGAGGAACTGACCAAGGCGGCCGGCCCGCTGCTGCTGCTGATCTTCCGCCGCCGGGAGTTCTCCGGGATCACCGACGGCCTGGTCTACTGCGGGCTCTCCGCGGTCGGCTTCGCCATGGTGGAGAACATCCTCTACCTGGGCGGTTACGGCTACCGCACCGGCGTCGAGGAGTACGGGCCGGCCACCGGCGCGCGTCAGGTCATCGCCATCTTCATCGTGCGGATCCTGCTCTTCGGCTTCGCCCACCCGCTGTTCACCTCGATGACCGGCGTGGGGCTGGGGGTCGCCGCGCGTGCCGCCGACCGGCGGGTGCGTTTCCTGGCGCCGATCGCCGGTCTGCTGCTGGCCATGATGCTGCACGGCACCTGGAACCTGCTGCCCTCGCTGGCCGCCGCCACCGGGCAGCCGCTGATCGCGCTGTACGGCTACATCGGCGTGATGGTGCCGATCTTCTTCGGCATGGTGGGGCTTGCCGTCTGGCTGCGTGCCTGGGAGGGGCGGCTCACCGAACGCACGCTGCCCGACTACGTCCGGGCCGGCTGGCTCACCCCGCCCGAGGTGGCGGCGCTGGGCAGCCTCGGCCGGCGGCACGCCGCCCGCACGTGGGCCCGGCGGGTGGCCGGTGACGGCGGGGTGCGGGCCATGCGCGGCTACCAGTTCGCCGCCACCCGGCTGGCGCTGCTGCGCGACGGGATGCGCCGGGGGTTGGACCGCAAGCCCGCCGAGCGGGACCGGACGGCGCGGGAGGAACGGGAGCTGCTGGACGCGATCGGGGCGTACCGGGCGTTCTTCGTGGGGCGCGACCCGCAGGCGCCGGTCGGGGTCTGGGACGGGCAGCGCTACCACCTGCGGTTCCCGGACGGGTCGCAGCGCGCGGTCGAGGCCCCGGACGAGCCGGTGGTGCCGATCCCGGTGGTGCTGGCCCCGCCGCCGCCACCCTTCCCGCACCCCTACGGCCCGCCCGGCGGCTACGGTCACCGCCCCGCCGCCCCCTGGGGTCCGCACGCCTGA
- a CDS encoding AI-2E family transporter has product MSRFERMRGRLRRAYESGRESARARRPDPDRSPEESGLASPSAPGPAAPPTATVVGAEPPAPVHASTTSQDDVEVPHALRIAAAWCWRLIVVGIVTWSLLKIVGTIRIVIIPLAVALLLSALLAPAVGWLLRARLPRSLATGVVLVGGLAAVIGTLTLVVNEFIQGVPELSEKSSQGVRQIQDWLKTGPLHLSDGQLNRYIDEAQSWINGNTEKFTSGALNTAATLAEVLTGTVLVLFATFFFLRDGSKIWRFLVRLLPVNARWKVDDAGRASWSTLGAYVRATVLVAFIDALGIGIFLVIFDIPFAFPLAALVFLGAFIPIVGAFLSGVVAVLVALVDSGPVTALIILGAVIGVQQVEGHVLQPLIMGRAVAIHPLAVIIGIAAGVVLAGIAGALVAVPLIAVLNTAVRRLAARTVPDTPPDAVVVASQAP; this is encoded by the coding sequence TTGAGCCGCTTCGAGCGGATGCGTGGACGGCTCCGCCGCGCGTACGAGTCCGGCCGCGAGTCGGCGCGGGCCCGCCGGCCCGACCCGGACCGGTCGCCGGAGGAGTCGGGCCTCGCCTCGCCCTCCGCGCCGGGCCCGGCCGCGCCCCCGACGGCGACAGTGGTGGGCGCGGAGCCGCCGGCCCCCGTGCACGCCTCGACCACCAGCCAGGACGACGTGGAGGTGCCGCACGCGCTGCGGATCGCCGCGGCCTGGTGCTGGCGGCTCATCGTGGTGGGCATCGTCACCTGGTCGCTGCTCAAGATCGTCGGCACCATCCGCATCGTGATCATCCCGCTGGCGGTCGCGCTGCTGCTCTCCGCGCTGCTCGCCCCGGCGGTCGGCTGGCTGCTCAGGGCGCGCCTGCCCCGGTCGCTGGCCACCGGCGTGGTGCTGGTCGGCGGCCTGGCCGCGGTGATCGGCACGCTGACCCTGGTGGTGAACGAGTTCATCCAGGGCGTGCCGGAGCTGAGCGAGAAGTCGTCCCAGGGCGTCCGGCAGATCCAGGACTGGCTCAAGACCGGCCCGCTGCACCTCTCCGACGGCCAGCTCAACCGCTACATCGACGAGGCCCAGAGCTGGATCAACGGCAACACGGAGAAGTTCACCAGCGGGGCGCTCAACACGGCGGCCACCCTGGCCGAGGTGCTCACCGGCACCGTTCTGGTGCTCTTCGCGACGTTCTTCTTCCTCCGGGACGGCAGCAAGATCTGGCGGTTCCTGGTCCGGCTGCTGCCGGTGAACGCCCGCTGGAAGGTGGACGACGCCGGCCGGGCCTCCTGGTCGACGCTCGGCGCCTACGTACGGGCCACCGTGCTGGTCGCCTTCATCGACGCCCTGGGCATCGGCATCTTCCTGGTCATCTTCGACATCCCGTTCGCGTTCCCGCTGGCCGCGCTGGTCTTCCTGGGCGCGTTCATCCCGATCGTCGGCGCCTTCCTGTCCGGCGTGGTGGCCGTCCTGGTAGCGCTCGTCGACAGCGGCCCGGTGACCGCGCTGATCATCCTGGGCGCGGTGATCGGCGTGCAGCAGGTCGAGGGGCACGTGCTCCAGCCGCTGATCATGGGCCGGGCGGTCGCCATCCACCCGCTCGCCGTGATCATCGGCATCGCGGCCGGCGTGGTGCTGGCCGGCATCGCCGGCGCGCTCGTCGCGGTGCCGCTGATCGCCGTGCTCAACACCGCGGTCCGCCGGCTCGCCGCGCGCACCGTGCCGGACACCCCGCCGGACGCCGTGGTGGTCGCCTCCCAGGCGCCCTGA
- a CDS encoding ATP-dependent DNA helicase yields MTPPRTATGPAVPKKRRGGKPGGGELLAAAVGAVPGGAARPGQQQMAEAIERSIASGEHLLVQAGTGTGKSLAYLAPALTVDGPVVVSTATLALQSQLVDHDLPRLADAVEPVLGRRPTFAVLKGRHHYLCLARLDNSMEEEPEDTLFDAPRPGGGTKWLGEAGRLGKQMQRLRDWAEKTATGDRDELDPGVDDQVWRSASMPARECVGATRCPFGQECFAEASRARAREADIVVTNHSLLAVDMLAGRHIVPPHKLLVVDEAHELADRVSSAAQAELEPQLIDRSARRARPLLRPDVAERLTEAGDALAVGLAEAPAGRLTAGLPPALREACTLLDAATRAALEAIGDIKADDPDPVRKQQAKAALDELSTTAQRLLEEADHDVAWVEKPENGSRRALVVAPLSVAGTLATHLYDERTVVATSATLALGGRFDTVARALGLDAPPPAPPSPAAAAMATAAAAGRTGTTPPVASTDGSRAAIGTVPATEGPGWTSLDVGSPFDYARQGILYVAAHLPRPSVSGLPEAAGEELLALVGALGGRTLGLFSSRRAAQQAAELLRARTDLPVLLQGEEALPLLVRRFREERESCLFGVMSLWQGVDVPGDSCQLVVIDRLPFPRPDEPLAAARAAAVDAGGGSGFAAVSVPIAAVRLAQGVGRLIRATGDRGVVAVLDSRLETARGYGPFLRRSLPPFWYTTRPDVARGALERLAKS; encoded by the coding sequence GTGACCCCGCCCCGCACCGCCACCGGCCCCGCCGTTCCCAAGAAGCGCCGGGGCGGCAAGCCCGGCGGCGGTGAGCTGCTGGCCGCCGCGGTCGGCGCGGTCCCCGGCGGCGCCGCCCGGCCCGGCCAGCAGCAGATGGCCGAGGCGATCGAGCGCAGCATCGCCTCCGGCGAGCACCTGCTCGTGCAGGCCGGCACCGGCACCGGCAAGTCGCTTGCCTACCTGGCCCCGGCGCTGACCGTGGACGGCCCGGTGGTGGTCTCCACGGCCACCCTGGCGTTGCAGTCCCAGCTGGTCGACCACGACCTGCCCCGGCTTGCCGACGCGGTCGAGCCGGTGCTCGGCCGCCGCCCCACCTTCGCCGTGCTCAAGGGGCGGCACCACTACCTCTGCCTGGCCCGGCTGGACAACTCGATGGAGGAGGAGCCGGAGGACACCCTCTTCGACGCCCCGCGCCCCGGCGGCGGCACCAAGTGGCTCGGCGAGGCGGGCCGGCTGGGCAAGCAGATGCAGCGGCTGCGCGACTGGGCGGAGAAGACCGCCACGGGCGACCGCGACGAGCTGGACCCGGGCGTCGACGACCAGGTGTGGCGCAGCGCCTCGATGCCGGCCCGGGAGTGCGTGGGCGCCACCCGCTGCCCGTTCGGTCAGGAGTGCTTCGCGGAGGCGTCCCGGGCCCGGGCCCGCGAGGCCGACATCGTGGTGACCAACCACAGCCTGCTCGCCGTCGACATGCTCGCGGGCCGGCACATCGTGCCGCCGCACAAGCTGCTCGTGGTGGACGAGGCGCACGAGCTGGCCGACCGGGTCTCCTCGGCGGCCCAGGCCGAGCTGGAGCCGCAGCTGATCGACCGGTCCGCCCGCCGGGCCCGGCCGCTGCTCCGGCCCGACGTGGCCGAGCGGCTCACCGAGGCCGGCGACGCGCTCGCCGTGGGGCTGGCCGAGGCCCCGGCCGGGCGGCTCACCGCCGGCCTGCCGCCCGCGCTGCGCGAGGCGTGCACCCTGCTCGACGCGGCCACCCGGGCCGCGCTGGAGGCGATCGGCGACATCAAGGCCGACGACCCGGACCCGGTGCGCAAGCAGCAGGCCAAGGCCGCGCTGGACGAGCTGTCCACCACCGCGCAGCGGCTGCTGGAGGAGGCCGACCACGACGTGGCCTGGGTGGAGAAGCCGGAGAACGGCAGCCGCCGGGCGCTCGTGGTGGCCCCGCTGTCGGTCGCCGGCACCCTCGCCACCCACCTCTACGACGAGCGCACCGTGGTCGCCACCTCGGCCACCCTGGCGCTGGGCGGCCGGTTCGACACGGTGGCCCGGGCGCTGGGGCTGGACGCGCCGCCGCCCGCCCCGCCCTCCCCGGCCGCCGCCGCGATGGCCACCGCGGCCGCCGCCGGCCGCACGGGCACCACGCCCCCGGTGGCGAGCACCGACGGCAGCCGGGCGGCCATCGGCACGGTTCCGGCCACCGAGGGGCCCGGCTGGACGTCGCTCGACGTCGGCTCACCCTTCGACTACGCCCGGCAGGGCATCCTGTACGTCGCTGCGCACCTGCCCCGGCCCAGCGTCTCCGGGCTGCCCGAGGCGGCCGGTGAGGAGCTGCTGGCGCTGGTCGGGGCGCTCGGTGGGCGTACCCTCGGGCTCTTCTCCTCCCGGCGGGCCGCGCAGCAGGCGGCGGAGCTGCTCCGCGCGCGCACCGACCTGCCGGTGCTGCTGCAGGGCGAGGAGGCGCTGCCGCTGCTGGTCCGCCGGTTCCGCGAGGAGCGGGAGAGCTGCCTGTTCGGTGTGATGTCGCTCTGGCAGGGGGTCGACGTGCCGGGCGACTCCTGCCAGCTCGTGGTGATCGACCGGCTGCCCTTCCCCCGGCCCGACGAGCCGCTCGCCGCGGCCCGGGCGGCGGCGGTCGACGCCGGTGGCGGCTCCGGTTTCGCGGCGGTGAGCGTGCCGATCGCGGCGGTCCGGCTGGCGCAGGGCGTCGGCCGGCTGATCCGGGCCACCGGCGACCGGGGCGTGGTGGCGGTGCTCGACTCCCGGCTGGAGACCGCCCGGGGCTACGGCCCGTTCCTGCGGCGCTCGCTGCCCCCGTTCTGGTACACCACCCGCCCGGACGTGGCGCGGGGCGCGCTGGAGCGGCTCGCCAAGAGCTGA
- a CDS encoding DUF402 domain-containing protein produces MPSDVVRVIYRKYDGSAHRDYPARRLAEDDLGVWLGVPAGTESVYHGRPSVEQIPFVLLVPRHGWWTGMFNPPPRTSEVYCDIATPARWEGEETVHLVDLDLDVVRRRETGLVELRDEDEFAEHRARWSYPDDVVAEAQAAARWLLGALGDGTEPFATSYRKWLALVV; encoded by the coding sequence ATGCCGAGCGACGTGGTCCGCGTGATCTACCGCAAGTACGACGGCAGCGCACACCGCGACTACCCGGCCCGCAGGCTCGCCGAGGACGACCTCGGTGTCTGGCTCGGCGTGCCGGCCGGCACCGAGTCGGTCTACCACGGCCGGCCGTCCGTGGAGCAGATCCCGTTCGTCCTGCTGGTGCCCCGGCACGGCTGGTGGACCGGCATGTTCAACCCCCCGCCGCGCACCAGCGAGGTCTACTGCGACATCGCCACCCCGGCCCGCTGGGAGGGCGAGGAGACGGTCCACCTGGTCGACCTCGACCTGGACGTGGTGCGCCGCCGCGAGACCGGCCTGGTCGAGCTGCGCGACGAGGACGAGTTCGCCGAGCACCGGGCCCGCTGGTCCTACCCGGACGACGTGGTGGCCGAGGCGCAGGCCGCGGCCCGCTGGCTGCTCGGCGCGCTCGGTGACGGCACCGAGCCGTTCGCCACCTCCTACCGGAAGTGGCTGGCCCTGGTGGTCTGA
- the sigJ gene encoding RNA polymerase sigma factor SigJ: MQELAAEFEAERGHLLAVAQRMLGSRSEAEDAVQETWLRYAGALADPAARAQVRDLRGWLTTTCSRICLDVLRSARVRREAYPGQWLPEPVVSAAPTADGFAPDPAERAVRADQLGTALLVVLERLTPEQRVAFVLHDVFAVPFATVADVLGTTPAAARQLASRGRRAVTAPDVPRHTADLAEQHKVLAAFVAAVESGELDRLVEVLAPDVVVIGDSGGHFPAARRPVVGAELAGRFILGLFGQADRWGGPLRARPVLVDGALGWQAETVFRDGRPLRMVTSFAVHEGRITGVFNQLNPEKVARLGGVGADEDWPPRL; encoded by the coding sequence GTGCAGGAGCTGGCGGCGGAGTTCGAGGCGGAACGCGGGCACCTGCTGGCGGTGGCGCAGCGGATGCTGGGCAGCCGGAGCGAGGCCGAGGACGCGGTCCAGGAGACCTGGCTGCGCTACGCGGGCGCGCTCGCCGACCCGGCCGCCCGGGCACAGGTCCGCGACCTGCGGGGCTGGCTCACCACCACCTGCTCACGGATCTGCCTCGACGTGCTGCGCTCCGCCCGGGTACGCCGCGAGGCGTACCCCGGTCAGTGGCTGCCGGAGCCGGTGGTGAGCGCGGCCCCCACGGCGGACGGGTTCGCCCCCGACCCGGCCGAGCGGGCGGTCCGGGCCGACCAGCTCGGCACGGCCCTGCTCGTGGTGCTGGAGCGGCTCACCCCGGAGCAGCGGGTGGCGTTCGTGCTGCACGACGTCTTCGCGGTGCCGTTCGCCACTGTCGCCGACGTGCTCGGCACCACACCGGCGGCCGCCCGGCAGCTCGCCTCCCGGGGCCGCCGCGCGGTCACCGCGCCGGACGTGCCCCGGCACACCGCCGACCTGGCCGAGCAGCACAAGGTGCTCGCCGCGTTCGTGGCGGCGGTCGAGTCCGGGGAGCTGGACCGGCTGGTCGAGGTGCTCGCCCCGGACGTGGTGGTGATCGGCGACAGCGGCGGGCACTTCCCGGCCGCCCGCCGGCCGGTGGTCGGCGCCGAGCTGGCCGGCCGCTTCATCCTCGGCCTCTTCGGCCAGGCCGACCGCTGGGGCGGCCCCCTGCGCGCCCGGCCGGTGCTTGTCGACGGCGCGCTGGGCTGGCAGGCGGAGACGGTGTTCCGGGACGGGCGGCCGCTGCGGATGGTCACCTCGTTCGCCGTGCACGAGGGGCGGATCACCGGCGTGTTCAACCAGCTCAATCCGGAGAAGGTGGCCCGCCTGGGCGGCGTCGGGGCCGACGAGGACTGGCCGCCGCGGCTCTGA
- a CDS encoding DUF47 domain-containing protein: MKFSFRPTEGAFYELFTRAAQNLVKGTELLNELALPGVEVQSVSERLTEVEHDSDQITHELYKKINSTFITPFDREDIYRLGSLLDDVMDHLEAVGNLLYLYGLTKLPSLPREMHELVNVLDQQAKLTAEAMPRLKSMKDLEDYWIECNRLENDGDQAYRMLLVRLFSGEYDALTVLKMKEVADELEAACDAFEHVANTVETIAVKES, encoded by the coding sequence GTGAAGTTTTCCTTCCGTCCCACCGAGGGCGCCTTCTACGAGCTCTTCACCAGGGCCGCGCAGAACCTGGTGAAGGGAACCGAGCTGCTCAACGAGCTGGCTCTGCCGGGGGTCGAGGTCCAGTCGGTGAGCGAGCGGCTCACCGAGGTCGAGCACGACAGCGACCAGATCACCCACGAGCTCTACAAGAAGATCAACTCCACCTTCATCACCCCGTTCGACCGGGAGGACATCTACCGTCTGGGCTCCCTGCTCGACGACGTGATGGACCACCTCGAGGCGGTCGGCAACCTGCTCTACCTCTACGGCCTCACCAAGCTGCCGTCGCTGCCGCGCGAGATGCACGAGCTGGTGAACGTCCTCGACCAGCAGGCCAAGCTGACCGCCGAGGCGATGCCCCGGCTGAAGTCGATGAAGGATCTCGAGGACTACTGGATCGAGTGCAACCGCCTCGAGAACGACGGTGACCAGGCGTACCGGATGCTGCTGGTCCGCCTCTTCAGCGGTGAGTACGACGCGCTCACGGTGCTGAAGATGAAGGAGGTGGCCGACGAGCTGGAGGCCGCCTGCGACGCCTTCGAGCACGTGGCCAACACCGTCGAGACCATCGCGGTCAAGGAGTCCTGA
- a CDS encoding PPK2 family polyphosphate kinase, whose translation MSGGDEVVRPDGGSMRELLRAGPGAVDLAAVDPRSTPGLPAASGHGKGRKEWARGQVELLGAELGRQQEMLYASAKGAAGPGSATSAPTQAGAHLDGDRPRRVLLVLQAMDCGGKDGTVKRVAGAMNPLGLHIRSFGPPTDEERRHDFLWRIRRALPPPGYVGVFNRSHYEDVLIARVEGLVDEHTWRGRYDLINDFERELADNAVTVVKVMLHISYAEQGERLMERLTDPTKYWKYNPSDLDTRARWDDYQAAYAEAIERCGPDDAPWFVVPADRKWYRDWAVAHLLRETFDGLDLGYPPADFDIARERDRLRSEGGTGQGEQQVNER comes from the coding sequence ATGAGCGGTGGCGACGAGGTGGTGCGGCCCGACGGCGGGTCGATGCGGGAACTGCTCCGGGCCGGCCCCGGCGCGGTGGACCTGGCGGCGGTGGATCCCCGGTCGACACCGGGCCTGCCCGCGGCGTCCGGGCACGGCAAGGGGCGCAAGGAGTGGGCGCGCGGGCAGGTCGAGCTGCTCGGCGCGGAGCTCGGCCGGCAGCAGGAGATGCTGTACGCCTCCGCGAAGGGCGCCGCCGGCCCGGGGAGCGCGACCAGCGCACCCACCCAGGCCGGCGCCCACCTCGACGGTGACCGCCCGCGCCGGGTGCTGCTGGTGCTCCAGGCCATGGACTGCGGGGGCAAGGACGGCACGGTCAAGCGGGTGGCCGGCGCCATGAACCCGCTCGGCCTGCACATCCGCTCGTTCGGCCCGCCGACGGACGAGGAGCGGCGGCACGACTTCCTCTGGCGCATCCGGCGGGCCCTCCCGCCCCCCGGCTACGTGGGCGTCTTCAACCGCTCGCACTACGAGGACGTGCTGATCGCCCGGGTCGAGGGCCTGGTCGACGAGCACACCTGGCGGGGCCGCTACGACCTGATCAACGACTTCGAGCGGGAACTGGCCGACAACGCGGTGACCGTGGTGAAGGTCATGCTGCACATTTCGTACGCCGAGCAGGGCGAGCGGCTGATGGAGCGGCTCACCGACCCGACGAAGTACTGGAAGTACAACCCGAGCGACCTGGACACCCGGGCACGTTGGGACGATTACCAGGCGGCGTACGCCGAGGCGATCGAGCGGTGCGGCCCGGACGACGCGCCCTGGTTCGTGGTGCCGGCGGACCGGAAGTGGTACCGCGACTGGGCGGTGGCGCACCTGCTCAGGGAGACGTTCGACGGGTTGGATCTGGGGTATCCGCCTGCCGATTTCGACATCGCGCGGGAGCGGGACCGGCTGCGGAGCGAGGGTGGCACGGGGCAAGGTGAACAGCAGGTGAACGAGCGGTGA
- a CDS encoding inorganic phosphate transporter: protein MSPELIAVLAVIVVAMAFDYTNGFHDAANAIATSVSTRALTPRVALALAAVGNFVGAHFGAGVAKTVGDGLVTLPTGIESLGVVFAGVLGAIAWNLITWYFGLPSSSSHALFGGLVGATLFANDGVVQWGNILEKVIIPMVLSPVVGLVLGFLVMLAILWLFRKGQPGKLNRGFRWAQTASAAAMSVGHGMQDAAKTMGIIVLALYTGGFQESKTHIPGWVFWTSAAMLAAGTYAGGWRIIRTLGRKIIDLGPPEGFAAETVASAVLYFNALVLKAPISTTHTITSAIMGVGATKRLSAVRWNVAGNIVIAWIITFPAAAAIACLAYLLVRPFF, encoded by the coding sequence GTGAGTCCCGAACTCATCGCCGTGCTGGCGGTGATCGTGGTCGCCATGGCGTTCGACTACACGAACGGCTTCCATGACGCGGCCAACGCGATCGCCACCAGCGTGTCCACCCGGGCGCTGACACCCCGGGTCGCCCTCGCGCTGGCCGCCGTCGGCAACTTCGTCGGCGCGCACTTCGGCGCGGGGGTGGCCAAGACGGTCGGCGACGGGCTGGTCACCCTGCCCACCGGGATCGAGAGCCTGGGGGTGGTGTTCGCCGGGGTGCTCGGCGCGATCGCCTGGAACCTGATCACCTGGTACTTCGGGCTGCCCTCGTCCTCGTCGCACGCCCTCTTCGGCGGCCTGGTCGGCGCGACCCTGTTCGCCAACGACGGCGTCGTGCAGTGGGGCAACATCCTCGAGAAGGTCATCATCCCGATGGTCCTCTCGCCGGTCGTCGGCCTGGTGCTCGGCTTCCTGGTGATGCTGGCCATCCTGTGGCTGTTCCGGAAGGGCCAGCCCGGCAAGCTCAACCGTGGCTTCCGCTGGGCGCAGACCGCCTCGGCCGCCGCCATGTCCGTCGGCCACGGCATGCAGGACGCCGCCAAGACCATGGGCATCATCGTGCTGGCCCTCTACACGGGCGGCTTCCAGGAGTCCAAGACGCACATCCCCGGCTGGGTGTTCTGGACCTCCGCGGCCATGCTGGCGGCCGGCACCTACGCGGGCGGCTGGCGGATCATCCGGACCCTGGGTCGGAAGATCATCGACCTGGGCCCGCCCGAGGGCTTCGCGGCCGAGACCGTCGCCAGCGCCGTGCTCTACTTCAACGCCCTGGTGCTGAAGGCCCCGATCTCCACCACGCACACGATCACCTCGGCGATCATGGGTGTCGGCGCGACCAAGCGGCTCTCCGCGGTCCGCTGGAACGTGGCCGGCAACATCGTGATCGCCTGGATCATCACATTCCCGGCCGCCGCGGCCATCGCCTGCCTGGCGTACCTGCTGGTCCGCCCGTTCTTCTAG
- a CDS encoding Gfo/Idh/MocA family protein, with protein sequence MTRWGILATGRIAARFAEDLRLAPGAELVAVGSRTRESAELFARRHDVPRAYASWAELAADPDVDVIYVATPHAAHHEAALTCLAGDKAVLVEKPCTLDLATTTELVETARARGLFLMEAMWMRTNPLILRVLELIRDGAIGEVTHVRADFGAAGPFPPEHRMRARTLGGGALLDLGVYPLSLAHLVLGVPDHVRAWARLSPEAVDENTGMVLGWDSGAVATLSCGMVGATAITAAITGTTGRIDLPEPFYRPGAAVLHRAGAEPETIPADLTGGGYQHEAIEVQRCLAAGLIESPLVPHSATLEIMGLLDDIKERIGVSYA encoded by the coding sequence ATGACGCGTTGGGGAATCCTGGCCACCGGCCGCATCGCCGCCCGCTTCGCCGAGGACCTGCGGCTGGCACCGGGGGCCGAGCTGGTGGCGGTCGGTTCGCGTACCCGGGAGAGCGCCGAGCTGTTCGCCCGGCGGCACGACGTGCCCCGGGCGTACGCCTCCTGGGCGGAACTGGCCGCGGACCCGGACGTGGACGTCATCTACGTCGCCACCCCGCACGCCGCCCACCACGAGGCGGCCCTGACCTGCCTGGCGGGCGACAAGGCCGTGCTGGTGGAGAAGCCGTGCACGCTCGACCTGGCCACCACCACGGAGCTGGTCGAGACGGCCCGCGCCCGCGGTCTCTTCCTCATGGAGGCCATGTGGATGCGGACCAACCCGCTCATCCTGCGGGTGCTGGAGCTGATCCGGGACGGCGCCATCGGCGAGGTGACGCACGTCCGGGCGGACTTCGGGGCGGCCGGCCCGTTCCCGCCGGAGCACCGGATGCGCGCAAGGACGCTCGGCGGCGGTGCCCTGCTCGACCTCGGGGTCTACCCGCTGAGCCTGGCGCACCTCGTGCTCGGGGTCCCCGACCACGTGCGGGCCTGGGCCAGGCTGAGCCCGGAGGCGGTGGACGAGAACACCGGCATGGTGCTGGGCTGGGACTCCGGGGCGGTGGCGACGCTGAGCTGCGGGATGGTCGGCGCCACGGCGATCACCGCGGCGATCACCGGCACCACCGGCCGGATCGACCTGCCGGAGCCGTTCTACCGGCCCGGGGCCGCGGTGCTGCACCGGGCCGGCGCGGAGCCGGAGACCATCCCGGCCGACCTGACCGGGGGCGGCTACCAGCACGAGGCGATCGAGGTGCAGCGCTGCCTGGCGGCCGGGCTGATCGAGAGCCCGCTGGTGCCGCACTCCGCCACCCTGGAGATCATGGGCCTGCTGGACGACATCAAGGAACGGATCGGCGTCTCCTACGCGTGA
- a CDS encoding GroES family chaperonin has product MTADQDLDTGLPIRLLHDRVLVRTENGEGERRSTAGIVIPATAAVGKRLAWATAVGVGPNVRSIVSGDRVLFDPDDRSEVELHGRAYVLLRERDVHAVAAERVEKEQTGSTGLYL; this is encoded by the coding sequence GTGACCGCCGACCAGGACCTCGACACCGGCCTTCCGATCCGCCTGCTGCACGACCGCGTGCTGGTGCGTACCGAGAACGGCGAGGGGGAACGCCGCTCCACCGCCGGCATCGTCATCCCGGCCACCGCCGCGGTCGGCAAGCGGCTGGCCTGGGCCACCGCGGTGGGCGTCGGCCCGAACGTGCGCTCCATCGTCTCCGGCGACCGGGTGCTGTTCGACCCGGACGACCGCTCCGAGGTCGAACTGCACGGCCGGGCGTACGTCCTGCTGCGCGAGCGGGACGTGCACGCCGTGGCGGCCGAGCGGGTGGAGAAGGAGCAGACCGGCTCGACCGGCCTCTACCTGTAG